The genomic window ACTGACAGCTCTGTGCTAGTTGTGTCCAGACCACAGAAAGCACACCAGTCGTTGACTACCATTCCAGCTGCAATCACTTCGCTTCCTCGATTCACAGTACCAGCCTGCCAGAGAACCCAATGTAGCAGAATGTCCccgtcttccattttttttacatgtggatAGTGATTCTCCAACCCTGGGAGCCTTAGGAGGCTGTACTTGATCCTGGATGTCATCAATAGTATAACTCTGTCGTTTCAGTCCTCACCTGGCAATTCTCATGAGCTCAAGGTCATAAAGATCCTTGTCCTTATTAGATGACTACCCCCAGATCTATATACATCTTCACTTATACTCCATAACTCAGATTTGGTAAACACAGTACTcagacttaaagaaaaaaaacattaatagAAGATCAGGAAAATCATTACAAAGTGGTCAATGACTAAAAATCCAGAGGCTTGTAGCTCTGAGAGGTTTTTTCTTCCTAGGGTGATGGGGGAATGTACAGAGCACCACATAGCAGGCTCCATGTCTACTCTTTATCCTCACAGCTGCTCATGTTCTCTGCTGGTCATAAAAAAGCAGCCAAGTCTAAGGTCTTGATGTACCACTTGGTAAAGGCAGGTGCTGGCCTGCTTTGCTTTTATGAGATGGGGTGAGAGACTCTGAATACTTTGCCCCATTAGAATATAGGGTGATGACTCAACTCTAAGGCACCAGGGTTAGCCCTGGCTACAACTGAAGAAATTGGGACAAGTTAGACCTAAGGGCAGAGTGAAAGGTACTCACCACCAGTGgaacctggagaagagaggacaatTCATCTTGGTCCTCAATGGAAGTCTTTGGGTGCACTAGCCCTCCCTGATTGCTGAAAACACAGTAGCTTCCCACCAGCACCTGGTCAGCCACTGTCTGTCTGAAGACTTCAACCTTGAGTACATCAGCTAGAATTTCTTCTGTCTCCTGTGAGTACAGACACAGAGTTCAAAACCCAAGCTTATCAGAAGTGTGAAGAAATATCACGCCTCTAATGTATTCAAGTTTATCAACATCCACATTCCCATCCAAGTAGGAAAGGAAGATTTGGCTGTATCTATGTTCAGTCAATATTGAGAAATGGGGATGAAAGGCAGAAGGGACCGATTCACTTCTTTGGGGCCCTACTATGGCTCTATAGATCACCAATCCTCAGCAGGTCTATTAAAGGTATCTCGAGTTGGTCGTCACAGTCCCTATTCCCCTAACTCTGAGTCAAAACATTCACAGAATCAAAGACTTGGAACTGGATAGGTAATTCAAGAGGCCATTCAATCCACCCCCtaatcttacagataaggaactgaagcctagagaggaatTTTCCAAGTTCACATTGGTAGTAACAGCACTGAGAGTTCTCGGactaaaaaatcaaaatactCTGCTATACTGGTGTCTATTTTTCAAAACAGATGTTAAAGAAGGGTTAAGCATTTCATATCCAAAAGCCCTGTTTTGGAATTAGATTGTGGTTTTTCTCCAATTCAAGTCATATGCAACTTTGGGATGCTTCCCCAAATGAATGGAGCACAAACAAGCTCCTTTGTGAGCCGAGTTAATCTCCCTTTCTAGATGAGAAGTTTCTAGGAGACAAGGACAACATCCATCTAATTTTTACCATAGCCCTGCACAAGACTCCGACTCAGAGAATTAAAGTTAGATGAGACCTTAGAAACTACTTAAGGTTCAATCTACATACATTACTTTATCCATATCGATGTTTTCAGCATCCAGATGCCCTCAGGAGAGACACTCCTACTACCAGTCTATCTAGGGACTAGGATGACACTGTCCAAACGCCTCCCTGATCCAACTGCCAAAACCTCCTCACCCTGTCCAGGTCTGGGTGAACAAGAGCTACGTAGTCATTACAGGTGGTAACGTTGCCCAGTGCTGAGAGTCGCTCCTCTACCCGTCGAATCTGCACTGAGTCAGGGAGACTGTTTCGGATGTGCTGTAGCTCCTGGTCTGTAGTGTTGTTGGGCACAAGAAGGCCATGTCGGTTTCCTGGTGAGATCCAGAAGGAAACCAACTTAAAGCTGGGGGTAGGGGGGTGAGGGAAGCACAGAAGCAGCACCTCCTGACCTATCTGTCATTCATAAAGGGACACATTATCTCCTGACCTTGCTCCACAGGCCCCCAggccctccttttccctctttgatACTGAGGATGAGCATACCATGTTAGCACCTAGCATAGAGATCTGGACATAATAAGTAATTAGTTTTTAACAAATTCAACTAATGAATATAGATTTTCATAGTCACCTGGGTGCCAAATGTCTTGGCAAAAAATCAAACTAGGCACTGTCCAGACAGTTGATGATAAACTTATTTCATTCAAGGTCCCAAACTCCTATCTCAGGTTCCTACCCACTTCAGGCTTAAGGGAAGAAAGCGTCTAAGTCCAGTAAGAGGAATGATGCTCAGATATCATCTCTGACTGCAGCACCAACTGCAAACTGAGCTTCGAATGGAAATCCTCTGACTGGGAAAGGCTCCATGGGCTGGGAGCAAGCTTAACTCCACCTGCGATTGCTCAATGCAGTGGAAATCAAAAGGGCCTGAGTTGCCGTCACTAGGGCGTGGGGATCTTCTGAGTCATAAGGTCCTTCGTACCCCCACAGGCATTCCCCCCTCCCTGGGCCCAGGCTGCAGGGACCAGCGTACCTACACACATGCGACCAATGATCCTGCAGCCGGCGATGGACGCGTGCACCACTGGAATGGTCTCTGAAAGTTCTCCCTCAAACACACTGCGAACACACAGTCAGCTCACGGGTCACTGAGTGACCCCCAGGAAGGCCCGGGGGGGCTCTTCTCTGGGGCTGCCGggcttctctcctcccccccccccccgcctcttCCCCCCCTGGTCAGCCACGCCCCTCCGGAGGCTTCCGATCTGGATTTACAGAACCTCAGACCTCCTTCTAGGAACTCCCTCTCCGACTACTTTTGAAACACTTGACACCGGCCTGGGAGGCTGGCTGAACGAAGACAACCCTCCCACGGtaaatatggggaaactgaggcccagcgcGGGGCCGGGATTGGCTTCGGGTCCCAGGGCGCTAAGTGCCAAAGTGGGGCAGGCCTCCGCCCTCCCGGCACCTGTAGAAGTTCTCCGAGCCGCCGATGGCCACCAGGCAGTAGGTGTTGGTGAGTTTGGCGAAGCAGCCGATCTCGCAGTTGTTCTCGAAGGAGGCTCGGACCGCCATGAGGCCTAGGGAAGGCGGGTCGGGGGGTCGGGGGGTCAGGGCGCCGCCCTCCGCCAGAGGCTGCGGCTCCCTCGGGATTCCCCCTGCCCGAGCCCGTACCCAACAGGCGCCTTCCCCCGACACCGTCTGAGCTCTGCCCCTCTGGCCTCGGCCCGGCGGCACTGATCGACCCCCGGCTCTCTTCTTCACCTCCCCTGACTCCAGCCCCCCCCCCCGGGTCCCGCCGTCGAACCCGGCTCACCCGGCAAAGGCTGTCGCACGAGGCGCTCTCGCAATTCGCTTCCGTTTCCGCTCCTGAACGAAAAGACTTCCGGGACTAAAGCCCCTATGGAGCTGCTCTGGCCGGGGACTCCGGGACCACGAGGTGGTTCCCAATCTTCTGTGGGCCGACACTCGGGGGGACCTGCGGAGCTCAGTGACCGCTCCCTACTCCAATCCGCTCGGGTCACTTCTGCTGGAGCCCCGCCCCTTCCGGATCCGACGTCACCCTGCCCCGCCTCTTCCTCAGCCTCACTCCCCCCGCCTCGCCTCCCTCCCAGCCCCACCCACTGCCTGTCTGGCTCCTCGCCCCTGGTTCATCTTTCTCCGCAGCCCCGGATGCCCACAGATCACTCTGGTCGGGTGTTGGTCAGGGCCACTTAACGTTTATTTGTGTTAACTTCCCACTGGGACTGGGCGTTGGGGTGGCGGTGGGGGGAGCGGCCCGCCTTGTGGCTGCCTCGCTGCCCCGGACCCCTCTTGGGTcgggccctcccctccccccctccccctagGGGCAGCCCCAGCAGCTGGGCGGCACAAGCGGGCAGCACAAGCGGGCAGCTCCCTCTCCGGCCTCCGTCCTGGAGAGTGAGCGTCCGCAGCGGCTTCCGGGTAAGGAAGCCTTGTTCAGGCAGGACCACGCTGACGGAGGGCGCACTGCCTCAGCGGTGGCCTTCCTGGCCTCCCCCCCACGAGGCAAGAAGCACAAAGGGAAGGACTCGTAAATGCTGGTTGGCCTGTGTGTGCTGGGGTCCCTGGGGGGAAGTCCGTGAGCGTGGAGTTCGGTGATGTTGCGTGTCAGTGGGTAGATACAGTCCACAGTGGGGTGGAGATGGGGGTCAGAAAGGAGGTGTTGTTAGAGGGGTTGGAATTTTAGGTGAAGAGGTTAAGGGTCAGGGACATCAGGGGACAGCGGGGTTGAGGGAGGAGTAGTAGCCTTGGCCTCTGGTTCTAACCCTAGGGCCTGTGACAGACCAGCCACAAGTGTTTCCTGTAGAGCCTGGGCCTAAGGGGCAGAGGGGTCTTAGATCTCAAAGCGGCTTCGAATCAGCCTGAACTTAGATTTGTTATATTTAGTGATGAGATCCAGCTTGCTGTGACCCAAAGTCAAACGTTTCTCATCTCCAGGAGTGTGATTCCGGGTACCAGCAGGTATGCAGGATGCTTGAGGGCCAGGAACACTGGAGATGCTGGGCTCCTGGGAGTTAGGAGCAGGAGGAACACCAGAGACAACAGGTTCCCGTGGGTTAGGAGCACTGGGGATGCCAGGGACACCTGGGTCTGGGCTCCTTTTGATCCCCTGTAGCCTGTGATATTTGGTGATGAGGTCTAACTTGCTGTGGCCCAAGGTCAGTCGCTTCTCATCTTCAGAGGCCACCTTGGCCCTGCCCATGGAATCTGGGGTAGAGGTCCTAACTGGTCCTGTCCCCTCCATCCGGAATGGACCATATTTAGCCACAAGGTCCAGCTGACCCAAAGTTGACCGCCTCTGATCCACAGACTGTTCCCTGACCTTGGTATGATCCCCAGAGCCTGGGTTTCCAGAACCAGGTGTCTGAGAACCCCTGGGGAGGAGGTCTAGTCTTCCATAATTGTGACTGGGAGGGGATGGCCTCCTCTCTTGTAATGGCTTCTGACTTGCTTCTGGGGCTAATGTAGGCATTCCAGAGAGTCCCCTGCATAGGCTGGGCTCCTGGCTATGAGCGAGCCCATTCTCTGGAAGTTGAGGAAGGGGCACAAGTTGGAACTGTCTAGAAAACAGAGGGTTCCCTAGCCCTGGTCCTACTCCCAGCCCAAGCCCCAGCCCTAGTCCTTCCTGATTGAGGGCTGGTGATGACTGGGCCCAAGGAGCTGTTCCCAGTGTGCCTAGGCTGGGTCGATAGGCTGTGGTTGGGTTGTGGTTGGAGTCTGTCAATCGCCGGTGCAGGGGAAAGGGGCCACTAGCCTGGCGCCGACCAGGACCAGGGGAACCAGAAGCCACAAGATCATTGAACCCAATGCCGCCACCACCTCCAGGCAGCCCACAGTAGGAAGAGCTTGTAAGGGGGGAACATTTGACACTGCCAAGGCTAGGGCCAGTTGGTGAAGTAGATAGTGGACTAGGGAGGCCTGA from Notamacropus eugenii isolate mMacEug1 chromosome 1, mMacEug1.pri_v2, whole genome shotgun sequence includes these protein-coding regions:
- the EIF6 gene encoding eukaryotic translation initiation factor 6 — its product is MAVRASFENNCEIGCFAKLTNTYCLVAIGGSENFYSVFEGELSETIPVVHASIAGCRIIGRMCVGNRHGLLVPNNTTDQELQHIRNSLPDSVQIRRVEERLSALGNVTTCNDYVALVHPDLDRETEEILADVLKVEVFRQTVADQVLVGSYCVFSNQGGLVHPKTSIEDQDELSSLLQVPLVAGTVNRGSEVIAAGMVVNDWCAFCGLDTTSTELSVVESVFKLNEARPSTIATKMRDSLIDSLN
- the FAM83C gene encoding protein FAM83C produces the protein MFGGPGALRGRVEELKRPWWRETLPLVLKHSEAARLAADALLEHGEATYLRVIAEERELPFLSALDVNYMTQHARGGPEIGNSSESGDKGGKAGPQNPGTTDRLSLISQATSGTYFPAATDAEPPALDLGWPEVPQATGFSPTQAVVHFQRDKAKNIKDLLRFLFSQARTVVAVVMDVFTDMELLCDLMEASGRRAVPVYLLLAQDNLHHFLEMCYKMDLTGGHLPNMRVRSICGDTYCSKAGRRFTGQALEKFVIIDCEQVVAGSYSFTWLCSQVHTSLVLQLRGRIVEDFDREFRCMFAESQAVEGFSGGEEDVLAPRAPRPPPPALAFESGLPSPLSTSPTGPSLGSVKCSPLTSSSYCGLPGGGGGIGFNDLVASGSPGPGRRQASGPFPLHRRLTDSNHNPTTAYRPSLGTLGTAPWAQSSPALNQEGLGLGLGLGVGPGLGNPLFSRQFQLVPLPQLPENGLAHSQEPSLCRGLSGMPTLAPEASQKPLQERRPSPPSHNYGRLDLLPRGSQTPGSGNPGSGDHTKVREQSVDQRRSTLGQLDLVAKYGPFRMEGTGPVRTSTPDSMGRAKVASEDEKRLTLGHSKLDLITKYHRLQGIKRSPDPGVPGIPSAPNPREPVVSGVPPAPNSQEPSISSVPGPQASCIPAGTRNHTPGDEKRLTLGHSKLDLITKYNKSKFRLIRSRFEI